One Streptomonospora salina genomic window, GCGTCGTCGACCGACCCGCGGTACAGCGGCACCGCTCCGCCGGCGACGGCGTCGCCCACCTGGGCGGTGAGGTCCTTGGCTTTGGCGGCGTTGATGAGCGGGCCGAAGTCGAGCTCGGGCAGGTCGTCCCCGGGCGCGGAGACGGCCAGCGGGTGGCCGAAGCGCACCGAGTCCACCGCCGGCAGGTAGGCGCCGAGGAACCGGTCGAACAGGGAGCGCTGCACGACGAAGCGAGGATAGGCGGTGCAGCGCTGTTTCGCGTAGTCGAAGGTCGTGCGGACCTGTCCGGCGAAGGTCTCCCAGTCGCTGTATTCCCACACGCCCCAGCAGTTGAGCCCTTCCTGCTCCAGGATGTGGGGCTTGCCGAGGTCGGCGAGGTCGGCGGCGACCCGGCCGCCGGTGTCGCGGCCGCCGACGAAGGACACGCAGCCGATCTCGGGCGAGCGCACCAGCACCGGCGACAGGTTCCGTCCGCCGCCGCTGACCAGCGTGAAGGGCAGGCCTTCGCGCGCGGCCAGGGCCACGGCCAGGGTCAAGCACACCAGGCCGCCGTCGGTGGGGGTCTTGGCGACGGCGGCGTTGCCGGCCAGGGCCTGCACGCACATGGCGTGGGCCAGCACGCTCATCGGGTAGTTCCAGCTGGCGATGTTGCTGACCGGCCCCTCCAGCGGAGCGCGGCCCTGCATCATCTCCTCGATCTGCTCCAGGTACCACTCGGAGCCCGAGATCGCGCGGTCGACGTCCTGGCGGGCCAGCTTCCAGGACTTGCCGATCTCCCAGACCAGGGCGAGCGCGAGCGTGTCGCGGTGCTCGCTCCAGGCGTCGACGGCGGCGCGCACCCGCGCGCGGCGCTCCTGAAGCGGGACGACCCGCCAAGCGCGGTGCCGGTCGGCCGCCGCGCGCACCGCCGCCTCGGCGGTGTCGGGGTCGACCATGGGCGGGCCGGCGATCTCGGTGCCGTCGACGGGCGAGACGGCCAGGCGCGGTTCGCCGTCGGCGCGCCAGCGCCCGCCCCAGTGGTTGTGCACCCGGTCGGCGGCGAAGGCCTCGGGGGCGATCTCGCGGCAGCGCCGGTAGAGGGCGGTCCATTCGGTTCCGGGCTTGAGCATGAGCGTCATGGGATTCCCCTGGTGGTTGCGGTGCTGGGCGGATGCGGACCGCCGGCGGACCGCATCCGCCGGCTCGTGCGAGCCTGCCCCGGTTCCGGGTCCGCGGCTACGGCCGCGGCGGGTGTACTTCGGCGACTCTTCACGGTCTGTCGCGAGCGGCGATAATCACCACAGCGCCCGGGCGATCCCGGCCGCCTCGGTCGGGGTCGTGCCGACCTTGACGCCCGACGCCTCCAACGCCTCCTTCTTCGCCTGAGCCGTACCCGCCGACCCCGACACGATCGCCCCCGCATGACCCATCGTCTTACCCTCGGGCGCGGTGAACCCGGCCACATACCCCACCACGGGCGTGGACACGTGCTCACGCACATACTCCGCCGCCCGCTCCTCGGCATCCCCGCCGATCTCACCGATCATCACGATCGCATCGGTCTCCGGATCCGCCTCGAACGCCGCCAGCGCATCGATATGCGTCGTCCCGATCACCGGATCCCCACCGATCCCCACCGCCGTGGAGAACCCGATATCCCGCAGCTCATACATCATCTGATACGTCAGCGTGCCCGACTTCGACACCAGACCGATCCGCCCCGGCCGCGTGATATCGGCCGGAATGATCCCCGCATTGGACGCCCCCGGCGAAATCAACCCCGGGCAGTTCGGCCCCACGATCCGCGTCCGGTTCCCCGCCGACCGCGCATGCGACCAGAACGCCGCCGTATCGTGCACCGGAATCCCCTCGGTGATCACCACCGCCAGACCGATCCCCGCATCGACCGCCTCGACCACCGCCGCCCGAGCGAACTTCGGCGGCACGAACACCACCGTCACATCCGCCCCGGTCGCCGCCATCCCCTCGGCCACCGACGCGAACACCGGCACCGCACTGCCGTCGATATCCACCGCCGAACCGGCCTTGCGCGGATTCACCCCGCCCACGACACGCGTACCCGACGCCAGCATCCGCCGCGTGTGCTTGGTGCCCTCCGAGCCCGTCATGCCCTGGACCAGCACCTTGCTGTCCTTGGTCAGGAAAACAGCCATCGTCCTTCTTCCCCGCCTCTACTTCGCGGCCAGCTCCGCGGCCTGGGCCGCAGCGCCGTCCATGGTCGGGGCCTGCACCACCGCGGGGTGCCCGGCCCGGGTCAGGATCTCGCGGCCCAGCTCGGCGTTGTTGCCGTCCAGGCGCACCACCAGCGGCTTGGACACGTCGTCGCCGCGCGCCGCCAGCATCTCCAGCGCCTGCACGATGCCGTTGGCCACCGCGTCACAGGCCGTGATCCCGCCGAAGACGTTGACGAACACGCTCCGCACGTCCGCATCGCCCAGGATGATCTCCAGCCCGTCGGCCATCACCTCGGCCGACGCGCCGCCGCCGATGTCCAGGAAATTCGCCGGCTGCACCCCGCCGTGGGCCTCCCCGGCATAGGACACGACGTCCAGCGTGGACATGACCAGCCCGGCACCGTTGCCGATGATGCCGACCCGACCGTCCAGCTTGACGTAATTCAACCCCTTCTGTTCGGCACGGGCCTCCAGCGATCCGGATGCGCCGTCGTCGTGGAATGCGACGCGCTCGGGGTGGCGATCCAGGGCGTTGTCGTCGAGCGTGACCTTGCCGTCGAGGGCGAGGACGCGGCCGTCGGCGGTGCGGACCAGGGGGTTGACTTCGACCAGAGTGGCGTCCTCCTCCCGGGCCACCTCCCACAGCCGCTGCAGCACGGCCGCGGCGGGCGGGTGGACTTGCGGGGGCAGGCCCGCCTCGGCGCAGATCGCCAGGGCCGTGTCGCGGTCCAGTCCGCTCTGCGCGTCGACGGGGGTGCGTACCACGGCCTCGGGACGCCTCTCGGCGACCTCCTCGATCTCGACGCCGCCTTCGGCGGAGCAGATCGACAGGAAGCTCCGGTTGGCGCGGTCCAGCAGGAAGGAGGCGTAGTACTCCTCCGCGATGTCGCTCGCTTCCTCGATCAGGACGCGGTGCACGGTGTGCCCCTTGATGTCCATCCCGAGGATCCGCTCGGCCTTGGCGCGGGCGTCGGCGGCGTCGTCGGCGACCTGCACGCCGCCGGCCTTGCCGCGACCGCCGGCCTTCACCTGCGCCTTGACGACGACTTTGCCGCCCAGGCGGGCCGCACTGAGCTCGGCCTGCTCGGGCGAGGCGGCCAGCTGGCGCTCGGCCAGCGGGACCCCGCGGTCTCCGAACAGTTGCTTGGCTTCGTACTCGTAGAGGTCCACCGAGCCTCCTCGGCATCGCTGTGTGTTCCGGGACCCTCCCTCTACCGTGATACGCGAGATCGTATGCAGTATGCAATACCACGATGCGCGAGTCTCTGCCGCGGAAGACCGATCGCGCACCGCCGGCCGGCGTGAATCCACGAAAGAGATTCCCCGGCCTCTTCTCAACTTCGGTTCATCGACGCATACTGTATACGGTCCACTGACACTGTGAGGTGCGCCATATGAACCACCCGCCCGCCGCCACCGCACCGGCCGACCACCTGGCCTCGCCCTACGCGCCCCAGCGGCGCACCGGCGAACTGCACGACTGGAGCGGGCGCCGCTATGCGGTCGGGCGCCCGGCCCGCGAGCTGGCCGGATCCGCCCGCGCCGTCCCGGCGGCCCGGGCGGTCGCCGCGGTGTCGGCGATCGGCGTCCTGCAGTTCGGCTACGGCGCCACCGTTCCGCTGCTGACGGCCGCCCACGGTTGGAGCCCGGCGGCCGCACTGCTGCCCTTCGCGCTGTGGACGCTGATCCAGGGCGGCAGCGCCCGACCGATCGCGCGGCTGCGGGAACGCGGCCTGCTGTCCCCGGCGCGGGCGATCACGGTCGGCGCCCCGCTGTGCGCCGCCGCGCTCGCGGCCGTCGGCCTCGGCAGCGGACTCGTCGGGATGCTCCTCGCCTACGGCCTGGTCGGCGGGCTGGGCGCCGGACTCGTCTACCACTCCGGCGTGCACGTGGTCGCCGCCTGGTACCCCGAGCGCCCGACCGCCCCCGCGGTGTGGGCGGGGGCCGGTTTCGCGCTGGGCGCGGCCCCCCTGGTCGCCGGCCTGGCCCTGGCCCAGACCGCCCACCTCGCCGCCGCGCCGTGGCTGGGCGCCGTGCTGGCGTGCGCGGTGGGTGCCGCCGGGGCGGGGATCCGCACGCCGCCGCCGGGCTGGTGGCCGCCCGAGACCGATCCGCGCGACTGGGCACTGCGCCGGCGCGAGCCCGTGGCCTGCTACGACCACTCGGCCTCCCAGGCCTGGCGCAGCGGCGCCCTGCCCGGACTGCACGCGGTGGTGGCGCTGGCCGGCGCCGCCGCCCTGGTGGACCTGGCGGTACTACCGGTCCTACTGGCCCAGCACGGGATCCCTCCCGGCTCCACCGCCGCGGCACTGGCGGTGCTGGTGGCCTCCAGCGGCCTGGGCCGCGCCGCCGCCGGGCGCTGGGGCGAGCGCGTGGGCCGGCGGCGCTTCCTCGTCGCCGCGCTGGCCGCCGGCGCGGCCGCGCGGTTCGGCCTGGTCTGCGCCGCACTGACGGGATCGGGCGGCGCCCTGGTGCTGATGGCCGTGCCCGCGGGCGTCGGCGGGGGCTGCTGCTATCCGCTGACGCGGACTCTGGCCCAGGACTTCTTCGGCCACCGCGCCGACGCCGACATC contains:
- the sucD gene encoding succinate--CoA ligase subunit alpha, whose translation is MAVFLTKDSKVLVQGMTGSEGTKHTRRMLASGTRVVGGVNPRKAGSAVDIDGSAVPVFASVAEGMAATGADVTVVFVPPKFARAAVVEAVDAGIGLAVVITEGIPVHDTAAFWSHARSAGNRTRIVGPNCPGLISPGASNAGIIPADITRPGRIGLVSKSGTLTYQMMYELRDIGFSTAVGIGGDPVIGTTHIDALAAFEADPETDAIVMIGEIGGDAEERAAEYVREHVSTPVVGYVAGFTAPEGKTMGHAGAIVSGSAGTAQAKKEALEASGVKVGTTPTEAAGIARALW
- the sucC gene encoding ADP-forming succinate--CoA ligase subunit beta: MDLYEYEAKQLFGDRGVPLAERQLAASPEQAELSAARLGGKVVVKAQVKAGGRGKAGGVQVADDAADARAKAERILGMDIKGHTVHRVLIEEASDIAEEYYASFLLDRANRSFLSICSAEGGVEIEEVAERRPEAVVRTPVDAQSGLDRDTALAICAEAGLPPQVHPPAAAVLQRLWEVAREEDATLVEVNPLVRTADGRVLALDGKVTLDDNALDRHPERVAFHDDGASGSLEARAEQKGLNYVKLDGRVGIIGNGAGLVMSTLDVVSYAGEAHGGVQPANFLDIGGGASAEVMADGLEIILGDADVRSVFVNVFGGITACDAVANGIVQALEMLAARGDDVSKPLVVRLDGNNAELGREILTRAGHPAVVQAPTMDGAAAQAAELAAK
- a CDS encoding MFS transporter, coding for MNHPPAATAPADHLASPYAPQRRTGELHDWSGRRYAVGRPARELAGSARAVPAARAVAAVSAIGVLQFGYGATVPLLTAAHGWSPAAALLPFALWTLIQGGSARPIARLRERGLLSPARAITVGAPLCAAALAAVGLGSGLVGMLLAYGLVGGLGAGLVYHSGVHVVAAWYPERPTAPAVWAGAGFALGAAPLVAGLALAQTAHLAAAPWLGAVLACAVGAAGAGIRTPPPGWWPPETDPRDWALRRREPVACYDHSASQAWRSGALPGLHAVVALAGAAALVDLAVLPVLLAQHGIPPGSTAAALAVLVASSGLGRAAAGRWGERVGRRRFLVAALAAGAAARFGLVCAALTGSGGALVLMAVPAGVGGGCCYPLTRTLAQDFFGHRADADIPGLVYSAKAVGGIAGVGGAAALIALAPHAGPALCLAGAGAAGAGAAAVAARLRRPVPIRTLPL
- a CDS encoding aldehyde dehydrogenase family protein, coding for MTLMLKPGTEWTALYRRCREIAPEAFAADRVHNHWGGRWRADGEPRLAVSPVDGTEIAGPPMVDPDTAEAAVRAAADRHRAWRVVPLQERRARVRAAVDAWSEHRDTLALALVWEIGKSWKLARQDVDRAISGSEWYLEQIEEMMQGRAPLEGPVSNIASWNYPMSVLAHAMCVQALAGNAAVAKTPTDGGLVCLTLAVALAAREGLPFTLVSGGGRNLSPVLVRSPEIGCVSFVGGRDTGGRVAADLADLGKPHILEQEGLNCWGVWEYSDWETFAGQVRTTFDYAKQRCTAYPRFVVQRSLFDRFLGAYLPAVDSVRFGHPLAVSAPGDDLPELDFGPLINAAKAKDLTAQVGDAVAGGAVPLYRGSVDDAHLLPGQNTDAYVAPVSLLEPPRSSPLFHAEPFGPADSIVLVDTEAELLAAMNASNGALVSNISTDDPDLGARLADEVRAFKVGINRPRSRGDRDEMFGGWGASWRGAFVGGKLLVHAVTRGPVGERLPGNFPDYTYVPADRG